In one window of Saprospiraceae bacterium DNA:
- a CDS encoding fatty acid desaturase: MSSNPNIIQEFHISESSAPHAARAGKMLKEYPQVKTLFGKNLMTFPITVGLVAAQVVLAYFLADASWIAILLASYLIGAFISHALFVMIHECSHQLIFKSHTANRLLGLVANFPHLLPSYISFEKYHLKHHAFQGIYDLDSDLPSRWEAKLIDSNFFMKCLWLLLFPIFQAIRIFRIRSTRAFDAWTIVNFATQIAFGFAIVYFLSWKALAYMALSFSFSVGLHPLGARWVQEHYLTEDDEQETYSYYGVLNKLSFNVGYHNEHHDFPAIPWNKLPDLKSMAPEYYDHLKSHQSWFKLFINFLTNNKISLFSRIIRTDK; the protein is encoded by the coding sequence ATGAGCTCAAATCCCAATATTATTCAAGAATTTCATATAAGTGAAAGCAGCGCCCCTCATGCCGCCCGTGCAGGTAAAATGCTCAAAGAATACCCACAGGTAAAGACCTTGTTTGGTAAAAATCTGATGACATTCCCGATCACGGTCGGTCTGGTTGCCGCACAGGTTGTATTGGCTTATTTTTTGGCCGATGCGTCGTGGATTGCCATATTGCTTGCATCTTATTTGATTGGTGCTTTCATCAGCCATGCACTATTTGTAATGATTCACGAATGCAGTCACCAATTAATTTTTAAAAGCCATACGGCCAATCGCTTGCTTGGATTGGTTGCCAATTTCCCTCATTTGTTACCCAGCTATATATCCTTTGAAAAATACCATTTGAAGCACCATGCTTTTCAGGGAATTTATGATCTGGATTCTGATCTTCCGTCGCGGTGGGAGGCCAAATTGATCGACTCCAATTTCTTCATGAAATGCCTGTGGTTGCTTTTGTTTCCCATATTTCAGGCAATCCGCATTTTCAGGATACGCTCTACCAGGGCATTTGATGCCTGGACGATCGTCAATTTTGCAACGCAGATTGCTTTTGGGTTTGCAATAGTTTACTTTCTGAGTTGGAAAGCCTTGGCTTATATGGCGTTGAGCTTTAGTTTTTCGGTGGGTTTACACCCGCTCGGAGCAAGATGGGTACAGGAACATTATCTTACCGAAGACGATGAGCAGGAAACCTATAGCTACTATGGCGTACTCAACAAACTATCCTTCAATGTTGGATATCACAACGAACATCACGATTTTCCAGCCATACCCTGGAATAAACTTCCGGATCTCAAGAGCATGGCTCCGGAATATTACGATCACTTAAAATCACACCAATCCTGGTTCAAGCTGTTTATCAATTTTCTCACCAATAATAAAATCAGCCTGTTTTCGAGGATCATTAGAACCGATAAATAG
- a CDS encoding PKD domain-containing protein, with amino-acid sequence MKKVFTIVFVGLVTNLVFCQSILFKPLQADVDQLTKQHLKKFNLVTIEPEKIRNTIDAIPGNVKELIIRTQDYSWNLEFFEYTLLAPNAVRNTTDAKNPKRLSQRRDFRTFKGHIKGNSQSYLSLSLADGFFKLMVDDGKERFFIEPLNRENWSVSHPGKHQFIVYNSSDVNPIKGLTCGAELLDQKIQESHQHFDAKQKNELRMPPCPKCVEVQIALAADYTMFSKYLTVADVENQMFTIMADVQTVFDNEFQHQYEYQITGTFVADDVQRDPWNGIRDIFEQLETFAGVAPTIFNGSAYAVATNWSAKYMTGVIGVAYLSQVCQAQPYNVCSDFNLAGGRLGDYLTLQAHELGHNWSMQHDPDISPTIMAPVINGSTRWSANSVFSLNNFVNINDLLNTGCLSICPGTQAPTADFAANITYGCQPVTIKFTNLSQYTDKWEWSFPGGMPSSSTAEHPTVIYRVAGRYEVTLKAKNSRCEAEEVKIDYIEINDVPIASFSFGQQGKEVFFIDQSQRADEYFWDFGDGNTSEEANPFHVYDRDTTYTITLRVKNDCGMHTFKRNVSIVSIPVADFEADTTGGCAPKFIKFFDRSTNNVKRWQWEFKGGSPSVSTEVNPVVRYDNPGVYDVRLTVYASRFDHALTKKLYITIDSLPDAEFDFNANGNQVDFTSLARYAKSHFWNFGDNNTSTDPNPSHNYTEGRYDVMYVSINACGSDTAFAQVTIGQKPIAGFQVGNNKGCIPYQVQFQNTSTAAATAFKWYFPGGNPSASTDKDPVVTYNAIGSYDVSLVAYNPLFSDSVGVAGFVEVNQTPTSTFVNSIAGFKVFFTNQSTLGTNYFWDFGDNQISFDKDPEHEYGAEGEYNIRLVTQNECGWDTFDKKIAVYLIPKVNYAADTLRGCPPLTVQFLDRSSIDVIEWDWQFQEGEPSVSNEKNPKVVFKNSGKFTVKLTVKNTNGTNALTRLQYIHVLSPVLCPEFPKGDRSLLNSDINVHPFGSGVEKRSQQNNRVEVEPYLAPNPSNGQFFVWSDASDVNPVKIEIFNLGGESRFNKILKQSTESIALKNIEAGNYFVKFSSAKNSFVIKLILL; translated from the coding sequence ATGAAAAAAGTATTCACAATTGTCTTTGTTGGTCTTGTTACGAATTTGGTGTTTTGTCAATCTATCCTCTTTAAACCACTTCAGGCAGACGTAGATCAACTCACAAAGCAACATCTTAAGAAATTTAATTTGGTAACTATTGAACCTGAGAAAATTAGAAATACCATCGATGCAATTCCCGGAAATGTAAAAGAACTCATCATCAGAACGCAGGATTACAGCTGGAATTTAGAATTTTTTGAATACACACTTTTGGCACCAAATGCCGTAAGAAATACGACTGACGCAAAAAATCCGAAAAGATTGTCGCAAAGAAGGGACTTTCGAACTTTTAAGGGCCATATTAAGGGCAATTCACAATCTTATCTATCACTTTCTCTTGCAGATGGCTTTTTCAAGTTAATGGTGGATGACGGAAAGGAAAGATTTTTTATTGAACCATTAAATCGGGAAAATTGGTCAGTATCGCATCCGGGCAAACACCAATTTATCGTTTATAATTCATCAGATGTAAACCCAATAAAAGGTCTTACATGCGGAGCTGAATTGTTAGATCAAAAAATACAGGAAAGCCATCAACATTTTGACGCCAAACAAAAAAACGAGTTAAGGATGCCCCCTTGTCCAAAATGCGTTGAGGTACAAATTGCACTTGCAGCAGATTATACCATGTTTAGTAAATACCTCACTGTAGCAGATGTTGAAAATCAAATGTTCACAATTATGGCCGACGTCCAAACCGTATTTGATAATGAATTTCAACACCAATATGAATATCAGATTACAGGTACATTTGTTGCCGATGATGTTCAACGCGATCCATGGAACGGGATACGGGATATATTTGAGCAGTTAGAAACATTTGCGGGTGTTGCACCAACCATTTTTAACGGATCTGCTTATGCAGTGGCTACCAATTGGTCTGCCAAGTATATGACCGGTGTTATTGGTGTTGCATACTTATCACAGGTATGTCAGGCTCAACCTTATAATGTTTGTAGCGATTTCAATCTTGCAGGAGGCAGATTAGGAGATTATCTTACGCTTCAAGCACATGAATTGGGTCATAATTGGAGTATGCAACATGACCCTGATATTTCTCCCACAATTATGGCTCCTGTAATCAACGGAAGTACCCGCTGGTCTGCCAACTCCGTATTCAGTTTGAATAATTTTGTTAATATAAATGATTTATTAAACACAGGATGTTTATCAATTTGTCCAGGAACCCAGGCACCAACAGCAGATTTTGCAGCCAATATTACTTATGGATGTCAGCCTGTTACCATTAAATTTACGAACCTCTCTCAATATACGGACAAATGGGAATGGTCATTCCCGGGTGGTATGCCCTCATCCTCCACAGCTGAACACCCTACAGTTATTTATAGGGTAGCTGGAAGATACGAAGTCACCTTAAAAGCAAAGAATTCAAGGTGCGAAGCTGAAGAAGTTAAAATAGATTATATAGAAATCAACGATGTGCCCATTGCTTCATTCAGTTTTGGTCAGCAGGGCAAGGAAGTATTTTTTATTGACCAGTCACAACGCGCAGATGAATACTTTTGGGATTTTGGCGATGGAAATACAAGTGAGGAAGCCAATCCATTCCATGTGTATGACCGCGATACTACTTATACAATCACTTTGCGGGTAAAAAATGATTGTGGAATGCATACTTTTAAAAGGAATGTAAGCATCGTGAGCATTCCTGTAGCGGATTTTGAAGCCGACACAACCGGTGGTTGCGCACCGAAATTTATCAAATTTTTCGACAGATCGACCAATAATGTAAAAAGATGGCAGTGGGAATTCAAAGGGGGATCTCCAAGTGTTTCTACTGAAGTTAATCCAGTTGTACGATATGATAATCCTGGTGTCTATGATGTGAGGCTCACAGTGTATGCTTCAAGATTTGATCATGCGCTTACCAAGAAACTTTACATCACCATCGATAGTTTACCGGATGCAGAATTCGACTTCAATGCCAATGGAAATCAGGTTGATTTTACCAGTCTGGCCCGTTATGCTAAATCGCATTTCTGGAATTTTGGAGACAACAATACCAGCACTGATCCAAACCCCAGTCACAATTATACGGAAGGTCGATATGATGTAATGTATGTCAGTATCAATGCCTGTGGTTCAGACACTGCATTTGCGCAGGTTACCATCGGACAAAAACCCATTGCTGGTTTTCAGGTTGGTAATAATAAAGGTTGCATCCCTTATCAGGTTCAGTTTCAAAATACATCAACTGCCGCAGCCACTGCATTCAAGTGGTATTTTCCTGGAGGAAATCCAAGTGCCAGTACAGATAAAGATCCGGTTGTAACCTACAATGCCATTGGTTCGTATGATGTAAGTCTCGTTGCTTACAATCCATTGTTTTCAGATTCAGTTGGAGTAGCTGGATTTGTAGAAGTGAATCAAACGCCTACATCTACTTTTGTAAATTCCATTGCAGGATTTAAAGTATTCTTTACCAATCAATCCACTTTAGGTACGAATTACTTCTGGGATTTCGGTGACAATCAGATCAGTTTTGATAAAGATCCGGAACACGAATACGGTGCTGAGGGCGAATACAACATCAGACTGGTTACTCAAAACGAATGCGGTTGGGATACCTTTGACAAAAAAATTGCCGTATATCTGATTCCCAAAGTTAATTATGCTGCAGATACCTTGAGAGGTTGTCCACCATTGACGGTGCAATTCCTCGACAGATCTTCCATAGATGTGATTGAATGGGATTGGCAATTTCAGGAAGGCGAACCTTCAGTTTCCAATGAAAAAAATCCGAAAGTGGTATTTAAAAATTCCGGAAAATTCACGGTCAAACTTACCGTTAAAAATACCAATGGTACAAATGCACTTACAAGACTCCAATACATTCACGTGCTTTCTCCTGTGCTGTGTCCGGAGTTTCCAAAAGGGGACAGATCATTGCTGAATAGCGATATCAACGTGCATCCTTTTGGCTCTGGTGTGGAGAAAAGATCTCAGCAAAATAATCGGGTAGAAGTAGAGCCTTATTTAGCTCCGAATCCAAGTAACGGGCAGTTTTTTGTCTGGTCTGATGCATCCGATGTGAATCCTGTTAAAATAGAGATCTTTAATCTTGGTGGTGAATCCAGATTTAATAAGATCCTGAAACAGTCAACGGAATCGATTGCACTGAAAAATATTGAAGCCGGAAATTACTTTGTTAAATTCAGTTCGGCCAAAAACAGCTTTGTGATTAAATTGATCCTTTTGTAA
- a CDS encoding PKD domain-containing protein, whose protein sequence is MSKIIIIFFFAAHILHGQLISMEPLNTKMIPGMNENLNSCQLLTIDVAKLVRQIDGTPGNVEYFQFVIPGYKWDLELFEYSFLPANFKRYAGSFGNIKQLEARKDFRTFKGFIKDNNQSEVRLYIADGFIKMAIDDKHDVFYIEPLSTFDILSTVPASPQFIGYWKSDVIRNEIPIVCHNYESAKQHQVHKEIERQINSMAPRPCNPCADVKICLAADNIMYRKYGSSVPNTENQMLTVLADVQTVFDDEFENEYVFQPTGIYVADDPGKDPWLNLNTANAMLNQFAVDAPTIFSGSQYNVATLWTSKFNGFNGEVGDAFQAAICDPATSYNVCSDFMALGGRQDAYLQLQAHMLGHNFNMVHDPFVGGTIMSPGLPNGSTIWSFLSKDALNDYVRDAQFLGNCLTICPNSSAPVPEFSADITYGCQPVTVKFKDNSLNTTIWKWKFPGGMPDSSNLQNPIVIYKQAGIYPVILEAGNHRCDSLITKVDYIEINDKPVANFSWGIQGREVFFINQSTRAVDYFWNFGDGEFSEESDPYHEFYTDSTYEITLRVVNDCGEHTIKKTLKIESIPTADFDADTIGACAPGNIHFKDMSSPNAKTFQWDFPGGVPSVSTQRNPVVRYDLPGKYDVRLTVYSSRFNSSITKKEFVVIDSIPVASFSQSVNVGQVDFTSASRHAKSHMWFFGDNMISTEANPTHLYSEGTYQVTYVAINNCGTDTARTTLIIGVVPTPAFSSNKQSGCVPYQVSFQNQSIAANDYIWYFPGGNPSTSTDVNPTVTYTVKGKYDVKLVAKNVFYSDSVVKSEFIEARTKPDVDFGVSIVGFKAFFTNNTVDGTNYIWDFGNGRASFLQNPEMDYGVEGEFNVRLISQNSCGTDTLIKKVAVYLIPKVNFTANTIKGCPPLKVNFQDQSSVDVVQWDWQFESGAPATSMEKNPMVTFNSAGKYAVKLTVKNSNGTNALTRVQYIEVQSPVECPEHTTNTKSLLDDKIHEVPFGHVLNKYNRDNRKEIFRIFPNPAENEVYFETQASPQATTQIEIFSFDGKPVAQMMSQTRIHKWDATSLRGGSYFVKVTSSSGTSVHRLVIMK, encoded by the coding sequence ATGTCTAAAATAATAATAATCTTTTTTTTCGCGGCTCATATTTTACACGGACAACTCATTTCAATGGAGCCACTAAATACGAAGATGATTCCGGGAATGAATGAAAACCTAAATTCCTGCCAACTCCTGACTATTGATGTGGCTAAACTGGTCCGACAGATAGATGGAACTCCGGGGAATGTTGAATATTTTCAATTTGTTATTCCTGGATATAAATGGGATCTGGAGCTGTTCGAGTATTCTTTTTTACCTGCTAATTTCAAAAGGTATGCGGGCTCATTTGGAAATATTAAGCAACTCGAAGCCAGAAAAGATTTCAGAACTTTTAAAGGATTTATCAAAGACAATAATCAATCTGAAGTAAGATTGTATATTGCCGATGGTTTTATTAAAATGGCAATAGATGATAAACATGATGTATTTTACATTGAACCGCTGAGCACATTTGACATTTTATCAACAGTGCCTGCATCACCACAGTTTATTGGGTATTGGAAATCTGATGTGATTAGGAATGAAATTCCAATAGTCTGCCATAATTATGAATCTGCTAAGCAACATCAAGTGCATAAGGAAATTGAAAGACAAATAAACAGTATGGCACCTCGACCATGCAACCCTTGTGCAGATGTTAAAATTTGTTTGGCCGCAGACAATATCATGTACAGAAAATATGGATCCAGCGTTCCAAATACAGAAAACCAAATGTTGACGGTACTAGCAGATGTACAAACCGTATTTGATGACGAATTTGAAAATGAATATGTATTCCAGCCAACGGGAATTTATGTTGCGGATGATCCAGGAAAAGACCCTTGGTTAAACTTGAATACAGCGAATGCCATGCTTAATCAATTTGCAGTGGATGCACCAACTATTTTTTCAGGTTCACAATATAATGTGGCAACACTTTGGACATCCAAATTCAATGGATTTAACGGGGAAGTAGGAGATGCGTTTCAGGCTGCTATCTGCGATCCGGCAACTTCATACAATGTGTGTAGCGATTTTATGGCTCTTGGAGGCAGGCAGGATGCTTACCTTCAACTCCAGGCACATATGTTAGGGCATAATTTCAATATGGTTCATGATCCTTTTGTGGGTGGAACAATCATGTCTCCAGGACTCCCCAATGGTTCTACAATTTGGTCTTTTCTGTCCAAAGATGCATTGAATGATTATGTGAGAGATGCACAGTTTTTAGGCAATTGTTTGACAATTTGTCCCAACTCATCGGCTCCTGTGCCAGAATTTAGTGCGGACATCACTTATGGATGCCAACCTGTTACTGTAAAATTTAAAGACAATTCGCTCAATACCACGATATGGAAATGGAAATTTCCCGGGGGAATGCCAGATTCCTCTAATTTACAGAACCCAATAGTGATCTACAAACAAGCTGGAATTTATCCAGTAATTCTCGAAGCGGGTAATCATCGTTGCGATTCCTTGATTACAAAAGTCGACTACATTGAAATTAACGATAAACCGGTTGCAAATTTTTCATGGGGAATTCAAGGTAGGGAAGTATTTTTTATAAATCAGTCTACCCGTGCTGTCGATTATTTCTGGAATTTTGGCGACGGTGAATTCAGCGAAGAGTCTGATCCATATCACGAATTTTATACAGATTCCACCTATGAAATTACATTGAGAGTGGTCAACGATTGTGGGGAACATACCATTAAGAAAACTTTAAAAATTGAAAGTATACCTACAGCTGATTTTGATGCAGATACGATCGGTGCCTGTGCCCCGGGTAACATTCACTTCAAAGACATGTCTTCTCCAAACGCAAAAACTTTCCAGTGGGATTTTCCCGGAGGTGTTCCCAGTGTTTCAACCCAAAGAAATCCGGTGGTGCGTTACGACTTACCTGGCAAATACGATGTGCGTCTGACAGTTTACAGTTCGAGGTTTAATAGTTCCATTACCAAAAAAGAATTTGTGGTGATTGACAGTATTCCGGTGGCATCTTTTTCTCAATCTGTCAACGTAGGACAAGTTGACTTTACAAGCGCATCCAGACATGCCAAATCACACATGTGGTTCTTTGGCGATAACATGATCAGCACAGAAGCCAATCCAACTCATTTATATTCGGAGGGAACTTATCAAGTCACGTATGTTGCGATCAATAATTGCGGCACCGATACGGCAAGAACTACCTTAATCATCGGAGTGGTTCCAACACCTGCATTCAGTTCGAACAAGCAATCGGGTTGTGTGCCTTATCAGGTAAGTTTTCAAAATCAATCGATTGCCGCGAATGATTATATCTGGTATTTTCCTGGTGGAAATCCTTCGACCAGCACCGATGTTAATCCTACAGTGACTTACACTGTAAAAGGAAAATACGATGTAAAACTGGTTGCCAAAAATGTTTTCTATTCGGATTCCGTTGTCAAAAGTGAATTCATCGAGGCAAGAACAAAACCGGATGTTGATTTTGGTGTTTCCATTGTCGGATTTAAAGCGTTCTTCACCAACAATACTGTGGATGGAACCAATTACATTTGGGATTTTGGAAACGGCCGCGCAAGCTTCCTGCAGAATCCGGAAATGGACTATGGGGTGGAAGGTGAATTCAATGTACGATTGATCTCACAAAATTCTTGCGGTACTGATACGCTCATTAAGAAAGTTGCAGTTTACCTGATACCTAAAGTAAATTTTACAGCGAATACGATCAAGGGTTGTCCTCCTCTAAAAGTAAATTTCCAGGATCAGTCCAGTGTGGATGTTGTGCAATGGGATTGGCAATTTGAATCGGGGGCTCCGGCTACTTCGATGGAAAAGAATCCTATGGTTACATTTAATTCTGCTGGAAAATATGCCGTTAAACTCACTGTAAAAAATTCAAACGGTACCAATGCCTTGACAAGAGTACAATACATTGAAGTACAGTCTCCGGTGGAATGTCCCGAACACACAACCAACACGAAAAGCTTGTTGGATGATAAAATTCACGAGGTTCCATTCGGTCATGTGTTGAATAAATACAACCGGGATAATCGCAAAGAAATTTTTAGAATATTCCCCAATCCAGCGGAAAATGAAGTTTACTTTGAGACTCAGGCCAGTCCACAGGCAACAACTCAGATTGAAATATTTAGCTTCGATGGCAAACCGGTTGCGCAAATGATGAGTCAAACCAGAATTCACAAGTGGGATGCAACTTCGCTTCGCGGAGGAAGTTATTTTGTCAAAGTGACTTCGAGTTCGGGAACAAGTGTGCATAGATTGGTGATCATGAAATAA
- a CDS encoding mannose-1-phosphate guanylyltransferase: MEHPMHNLHAVIMAGGVGSRFWPYSRNSKPKQFLDVLDCGQSLLQLTFARLSAVLPPNQIWVVSHIDYSELVSEQLPEIDSQRILLEPGRKNTAACIMYATRCIELTDPEASVFVVPSDHLILHTENFNNAVAAATDFVNHHSDNLLTFGIKASRPDTGYGYIQFENEPVSNGIHQVIQFVEKPDYETALRYLSAGNYVWNSGMFLWKNKCIRDLMKKYAIEIFKLFAEFQPGDDLASIYNNCPSISIDYAVMEKTDQAFVLPVDLGWTDLGTWASLYEYHQKDEQQNVVIGDGIYYLETNNCLFRNEEQKIIASLGINNLIVVNTPDALLICDKNKEQSIKQLAGELQKKFGNTFL, translated from the coding sequence ATGGAACATCCTATGCATAATTTACACGCGGTGATCATGGCAGGAGGCGTGGGCAGCCGGTTTTGGCCATACAGCAGAAATTCGAAACCCAAACAGTTTCTGGATGTATTGGATTGCGGACAAAGTTTGCTGCAATTGACTTTTGCACGTTTGAGTGCTGTTCTTCCTCCAAATCAAATCTGGGTGGTCAGTCATATTGATTATTCAGAATTAGTAAGCGAACAACTTCCCGAAATCGATAGTCAAAGAATCCTTTTGGAGCCCGGTAGAAAAAACACTGCGGCATGCATTATGTATGCTACCCGTTGTATAGAATTAACGGATCCAGAGGCTTCCGTTTTTGTAGTGCCTTCCGATCACCTGATCCTTCATACCGAAAATTTCAACAACGCGGTTGCAGCCGCAACAGATTTCGTCAACCACCACAGTGACAATTTACTCACTTTCGGAATCAAGGCATCGCGTCCGGATACTGGTTACGGCTACATCCAATTTGAAAACGAGCCCGTTTCAAATGGAATTCACCAGGTGATACAATTTGTCGAAAAACCGGATTATGAAACAGCCCTCCGGTATTTGTCTGCAGGTAATTATGTCTGGAATTCAGGAATGTTCTTGTGGAAAAACAAATGCATCCGCGATCTGATGAAAAAATATGCAATCGAAATATTCAAGCTGTTTGCAGAATTTCAACCCGGCGATGACCTGGCCAGCATTTACAATAATTGCCCTTCCATTTCTATCGATTATGCAGTCATGGAAAAAACAGACCAGGCCTTTGTTTTGCCTGTGGATTTAGGCTGGACAGATCTCGGAACCTGGGCATCACTGTACGAATACCACCAAAAAGACGAACAACAAAACGTTGTGATTGGCGATGGCATATATTATCTGGAAACGAACAATTGTTTGTTCAGGAATGAAGAACAAAAAATTATTGCAAGCCTGGGTATCAACAATCTGATTGTGGTCAACACACCCGATGCGTTATTGATTTGTGATAAAAATAAAGAGCAATCTATCAAGCAACTCGCAGGAGAACTTCAAAAGAAATTTGGAAATACCTTTCTTTAA
- a CDS encoding pyridoxal phosphate-dependent aminotransferase: protein MAKVVLGSSKMADTLIPSEIIKLANEIQLKMQSGEQVFNLTIGDFDPRIFPLPELLTKLIIQAYADHQTNYPTANGMADLRSNLSRHISERLNLAYKPEDILVASGARPLIYAVYKTLLDPGDKVIYPVPSWNNNHYCHLSECNPIEIEVDSEQNFMPHARDIASHLEDATLIALCSPQNPTGTVFSKEALYSICKLVLLENKRRAGHQKPLYIMYDQIYWELCMDGVQHEHPVQLEPGLRDYVISIDGMSKSFAATGIRVGWAFGPKDLMAKMRAILSHIGAWAPKPEQVATALFLNEKNAIQDYLNWFKSEIEFRLTSLYEGLTALRNSGYPIEVIRPQAAIYLTVKIPWKGRKTNQRVLHSQKEVTEYLLNFCKVGFVPFKAFGSSGDSEWYRISVGTLRRDDIPLILNALKNGMDEFTES, encoded by the coding sequence ATGGCAAAAGTGGTTTTAGGCAGCTCAAAAATGGCTGATACGCTGATTCCTTCGGAAATCATCAAATTGGCCAATGAAATTCAGCTTAAAATGCAATCGGGTGAGCAGGTTTTTAATCTCACTATAGGGGATTTTGACCCCAGGATTTTTCCTTTACCTGAGCTTCTTACCAAACTCATTATTCAGGCTTACGCAGATCATCAGACTAATTATCCAACGGCTAATGGTATGGCGGATTTAAGATCCAACCTATCCCGGCATATTTCTGAACGGTTAAATTTGGCCTATAAGCCGGAAGATATCCTGGTAGCCAGCGGAGCCCGTCCCCTGATTTATGCCGTTTATAAAACTCTGCTGGATCCGGGAGATAAAGTTATTTATCCGGTACCCTCCTGGAACAACAATCATTATTGTCATCTGAGTGAATGCAACCCTATAGAAATCGAGGTGGATTCAGAACAAAACTTTATGCCTCACGCGAGGGATATTGCTTCGCATTTGGAAGATGCAACTCTGATCGCCTTATGTTCTCCACAAAATCCAACAGGAACTGTATTTTCAAAAGAAGCCCTGTATTCGATCTGTAAGCTCGTTTTACTTGAAAATAAGAGAAGGGCCGGCCATCAAAAACCGCTGTACATCATGTACGATCAAATTTATTGGGAGTTGTGTATGGATGGAGTTCAACACGAGCATCCTGTCCAGCTCGAGCCCGGACTTAGAGATTATGTGATCAGTATAGACGGCATGTCCAAATCGTTTGCAGCAACTGGAATCAGGGTTGGCTGGGCATTCGGCCCCAAAGATCTCATGGCTAAAATGCGGGCCATTTTGTCCCATATCGGAGCCTGGGCTCCAAAACCCGAACAAGTGGCTACTGCATTGTTCTTAAATGAAAAAAATGCAATCCAGGACTATCTGAATTGGTTTAAATCAGAAATTGAATTCAGATTGACAAGTCTATACGAAGGATTGACTGCTCTTCGCAATTCTGGTTATCCAATTGAAGTCATTCGTCCACAGGCGGCTATATACCTCACGGTAAAAATTCCCTGGAAAGGCCGGAAGACAAATCAGCGGGTTCTCCATTCGCAAAAAGAAGTAACCGAATACCTGCTTAATTTTTGCAAAGTTGGATTTGTGCCTTTCAAGGCATTTGGTTCATCCGGCGACTCAGAATGGTACCGGATTTCTGTCGGCACCTTGCGCCGGGATGACATTCCTTTAATCCTGAATGCCTTAAAAAACGGCATGGATGAATTCACCGAATCCTGA
- a CDS encoding TIGR00730 family Rossman fold protein — protein MEPIRKIRNIEYLNGPMSRISELRFVWDVFWDLFQGIRKTYFVGPCVTVFGSARFSSEHPYYKKAEAITAEVAKLGFTIMTGGGPGIMEAANKGAKSVGGKSVGCNIELPKEQFPNPYLDQWVNMKYFFTRKTILIKYSYAFIVFPGGFGTMDEFFEAMTLIQTGKLIHFPIIIYGKEFHKELLDFLEAMERHETISPIDRNLFLVSDDTEEILNHIKNNFNIKKELLPFNQTQPIKWLFEKA, from the coding sequence ATGGAACCGATTCGCAAAATCAGGAATATTGAATATCTGAATGGTCCGATGAGCCGCATTTCTGAACTTCGTTTTGTCTGGGATGTATTTTGGGATCTGTTTCAGGGAATACGGAAAACTTATTTTGTAGGTCCTTGTGTTACAGTGTTTGGATCGGCAAGATTCAGCAGCGAGCATCCTTATTATAAAAAAGCGGAAGCGATTACAGCAGAGGTGGCAAAATTGGGATTTACCATCATGACGGGTGGAGGACCAGGCATAATGGAGGCAGCAAACAAAGGAGCAAAGTCGGTTGGTGGGAAAAGTGTCGGTTGCAATATTGAGTTACCAAAAGAACAATTTCCCAATCCATATTTGGATCAATGGGTCAACATGAAGTATTTTTTTACACGAAAGACCATCTTGATCAAATACTCATACGCTTTTATCGTTTTTCCAGGGGGGTTTGGCACCATGGATGAGTTTTTTGAAGCCATGACCTTGATTCAAACGGGAAAGCTGATTCACTTTCCAATCATCATTTACGGCAAAGAATTTCACAAGGAATTACTCGATTTTCTGGAAGCCATGGAACGGCATGAAACCATTTCTCCAATTGACCGGAATTTGTTCCTGGTATCTGATGATACAGAGGAAATCCTTAATCATATTAAGAATAATTTTAATATAAAGAAAGAATTATTGCCTTTCAATCAAACACAACCTATTAAATGGTTGTTTGAAAAAGCGTAA